In Falco biarmicus isolate bFalBia1 chromosome 7, bFalBia1.pri, whole genome shotgun sequence, a single window of DNA contains:
- the CHGA gene encoding chromogranin-A — MSRPGLLAVLLLAVPAVSLPVTNDMNKGDTKVMKCIVEVISDTLSKPNPLPISEECLETLRGDERIISILRHQNLLKELQEIAAEGANERTQQQKKNGGFEDELSEVLESQNDKNKQRDAAEEHPEEEQPTGSLAELAAQKTQRNEDSREEGKNSLEEREPRPRDAEPGKKEGKKEDQEEAESNEIGDTEDAQRDKALDNHISKDFNEDEQQQQGDEEEQPRGPRDSSEFEDEGEQPFRQGREHSKEAAGERVEREDDGGDDAAEEDPTEAERSLDLAGEDEEAEETQGDDNNDSALGFGKDGQSSEEMEEEEQPRALRGGRHRLEDEGMQGEEDTFQPRDAKSEEMEEESSREWEDSKRWNKMDELAKQLTSKKRMEENDSGEDPDRSMKMAFRSHKYDFNSPEEDVRRSWKHHSKEDSSEGGFPLAPMPEEKKDEEGSANRRTEDQELESLAAIEAELERVAHKLHELRRG, encoded by the exons ATGAGCCGCCCAGGACTGCTGGCCGTCCTGCTCCTGGCCGTGCCGG CCGTCTCCCTTCCCGTGACAAACGACATGAATAAAGGAGACACTAAG GTGATGAAGTGCATTGTAGAGGTCATTTCTGATACTTTATCAAAGCCAAACCCCCTGCCAATCAGCGAGGAGTGCCTAGAAACACTCAGAGGAG ATGAACGAATCATTTCTATCCTTCGCCACCAAAATTTATTGAAGGAACTTCAGGAAATTGCTGCTGAAG GTGCCAATGAGAGAactcagcagcagaagaaaaatggtggCTTTGAAGATGAACTTTCCGAAGTCCTTGAAAGTCAGAATGACAAGAACAAGCAGAGAG ATGCGGCAGAGGAGCACCCTGAAGAGGAGCAGCCCACAGGGTCcctggctgagctggcagcacagAAAACCCAGAGAAATGAAGATTccagagaggagggaaagaacagcctggaggagagggaGCCCAGACCACGGGATGCCGAACCTGGCAAGAAggagggcaagaaggaggatcAAGAGGAAGCAGAGAGCAATGAGATTGGGGACACGGAGGATGCACAGCGAGACAAAGCTTTGGACAACCACATCAGCAAAGACTTCAATGaggatgagcagcagcagcaaggggatGAAGAAGAGCAACCCAGAGGCCCCAGGGACAGCTCAGAATTTGAGGATGAGGGAGAGCAGCCAttcaggcagggcagggagcacagcaaggaggcagcaggggagCGTGTGGAGCGGGAGGATGATGGAGGAGATGATGCTGCAGAGGAGGACCCTACTGAAGCAGAGAGGTCACTTGATTTGGCTGGGGAGGACGAGGAGGCTGAGGAGACGCAGGGAGATGACA ATAATGACAGTGCTCTGGGATTTGGCAAAGATGGGCAGAGCTCTgaggagatggaggaggaagagcagccCCGGGCACTGAGAGGAGGAAGGCATCGCCTGGAGGATGAGGGGATGCAGGGGGAGGAGGACACCTTCCAGCCCAGGGATGCCAAAAGCgaggagatggaggaggagtCCTCCAGGGAGTGGGAAGACTCCAAGAGGTGGAACAAAATGGATGAGCTGGCCAAGCAGCTGACATCAAAGAAGCGCATGGAGGAAAACGATAGTGGGGAAGACCCGGACAGGTCCATGAAAATGGCATTTAGGTCCCACAAGTATGACTTCAATAGTCCAGAGGAAGATGTGAGAAGGTCATGGAAGCATCACTCGAAGGAGGACAGCAGTGAGGGAGGCTTCCCGCTTGCTCCCATgcctgaagaaaagaaggacGAGGAAGGCAGTGCTAATAGGAGAACAGAG GACCAGGAGCTGGAGAGCCTGGCTGCCATCGAGGCTGAGCTGGAGCGCGTCGCCCACAAGCTGCACGAGCTGAGGCGAGGCTGA